Proteins from one Mycolicibacter virginiensis genomic window:
- a CDS encoding alpha-1,4-glucan--maltose-1-phosphate maltosyltransferase — MPGRIEVDGVTPVVSCGRQPAKAVVGETVPVRAAVWRDGHEVVAATLVVCCLGSADSCRIRPALLPMGEGDEPYVFHGQFVPDQTGMWAFRVDGWTDSIRTWRDAVVAKLDAGQGEAELANDLLIGAELLDRAAAAMPRSGREPVVAAAAALRAPGDPMDRAAPALSDEISQLVSCYPLRDLLTRGQQYRVWVDRPRARFSSWYEMFPRSTGGWDSAGAPVHGTLATAASALPRIAEMGFDVVYLPPIHPIGKVHRKGRNNAAVAEPGDVGSPWAIGSDEGGHDAVHPDLGTLNDFDQFVSSAGELGLEVALDLALQCAPDHPWARQHRQWFTELPDGTIAYAENPPKKYQDIYPLNFDNDPAGLYAEVHRVVQFWISHGVKIFRVDNPHTKPPGFWAWLITKVKATDPDVLFLSEAFTPPARQYGLAKLGFTQSYTYFTWRTSKTELVEFGEEIAEFADFRRPNLFVNTPDILHASLQHHGPGMFAIRAVLAATMGPSWGVYSGYELFEHQALHEGSEEYLNSEKYELRPRDYAAARREGRSLEPFIGQLNAIRRRHPALQQLRTLHFHHVDNDALLAYSKFDPASGDTVLVVVTLNAFTAEEATLSLDMAALGMAPYERFWVRDEITGEEYQWGQDNYVRLDPSRAIAHIINMPEMSTPARTELLHRR; from the coding sequence GTGCCGGGCCGAATCGAGGTCGATGGCGTTACGCCGGTTGTGTCCTGCGGCAGGCAACCCGCCAAGGCAGTGGTCGGGGAGACCGTGCCGGTGCGCGCCGCGGTGTGGCGTGACGGACACGAAGTGGTCGCGGCGACCTTGGTGGTGTGCTGTCTCGGCAGTGCGGACTCCTGCCGAATAAGGCCGGCGCTGCTTCCGATGGGCGAGGGTGACGAGCCGTACGTCTTTCATGGCCAGTTCGTGCCCGATCAGACCGGAATGTGGGCTTTTCGGGTCGACGGCTGGACCGATTCGATCCGCACCTGGCGTGACGCGGTGGTCGCCAAGCTGGACGCCGGCCAGGGCGAGGCCGAGTTGGCCAACGATCTGTTGATCGGCGCCGAGCTGCTGGACCGTGCCGCGGCGGCGATGCCCCGCAGCGGGCGAGAGCCCGTGGTGGCAGCGGCTGCGGCGTTGCGCGCTCCGGGCGACCCGATGGATCGCGCGGCGCCGGCCTTGTCCGACGAGATCTCCCAGCTGGTCAGCTGCTATCCGCTGCGCGACCTGCTCACTCGCGGGCAGCAGTATCGGGTCTGGGTGGATCGGCCGCGGGCTCGCTTCAGCTCCTGGTATGAGATGTTTCCGCGCTCCACCGGCGGATGGGACTCGGCGGGCGCTCCGGTGCACGGCACGCTGGCCACCGCGGCATCGGCGCTACCGCGGATCGCCGAGATGGGATTCGACGTGGTGTATCTGCCGCCGATCCACCCGATCGGAAAGGTGCACCGAAAGGGCCGCAACAACGCCGCGGTTGCCGAGCCCGGCGATGTCGGGTCGCCATGGGCGATCGGCAGCGACGAGGGCGGCCACGACGCGGTGCACCCCGACTTGGGGACACTCAATGACTTCGACCAGTTCGTTTCCAGCGCGGGTGAACTCGGCCTGGAGGTTGCCTTGGACCTGGCGTTGCAGTGCGCTCCGGATCACCCGTGGGCACGTCAACATCGTCAGTGGTTCACCGAGTTACCGGACGGGACGATCGCCTACGCGGAGAATCCGCCGAAGAAATACCAGGATATCTATCCACTGAATTTCGACAATGATCCCGCCGGCCTGTATGCCGAGGTGCATCGGGTGGTGCAGTTCTGGATCTCACACGGGGTCAAAATATTTCGGGTCGATAACCCCCATACCAAACCACCCGGGTTCTGGGCATGGTTGATCACGAAGGTGAAGGCCACTGACCCTGATGTGCTGTTCCTGTCGGAGGCCTTCACTCCGCCGGCACGACAATACGGCCTGGCCAAGCTCGGTTTCACCCAGTCCTACACCTACTTCACCTGGCGAACGTCCAAGACCGAACTCGTCGAATTCGGCGAAGAGATCGCCGAATTCGCGGATTTTCGCCGTCCCAATCTGTTCGTCAACACGCCGGACATCTTGCACGCCAGTCTGCAGCATCACGGCCCCGGCATGTTTGCCATCCGGGCGGTGCTGGCCGCGACGATGGGCCCCTCCTGGGGCGTGTATTCCGGCTACGAATTGTTCGAACACCAGGCGCTGCACGAGGGAAGCGAAGAGTACCTGAACTCGGAGAAATACGAACTGCGACCACGCGACTACGCCGCCGCGCGCCGTGAGGGCAGATCGCTGGAGCCGTTCATCGGTCAACTCAACGCCATTCGCCGACGGCACCCTGCCCTGCAGCAACTGCGCACCCTGCATTTCCATCACGTCGACAACGACGCGCTGCTGGCCTACAGCAAATTCGACCCGGCCAGCGGTGACACCGTGCTGGTGGTGGTGACGCTGAACGCGTTCACCGCCGAGGAAGCGACGTTGTCGCTGGACATGGCGGCGCTGGGGATGGCGCCTTACGAGCGGTTCTGGGTGCGTGACGAGATCACCGGGGAGGAATACCAATGGGGGCAGGACAATTACGTGCGACTCGACCCGAGCCGAGCGATCGCCCACATCATCAACATGCCGGAGATGAGTACACCCGCGCGAACCGAGTTGCTGCATCGGAGGTGA
- a CDS encoding acyl-CoA dehydrogenase family protein — MTTTETSAAEQLAARELVRDWAAAAGTAEAIRAAELGETDSWRAVFARLADLGLFGVAVPEESGGAGGRLEDLCAMVDEAAKALVPGPVATTALATLVVTDPALVEALAAGERVAGVVTDPSAASVSFDAAAGQASGTAERVLGATADGLLLLPAGQDWILVDAGADGVNVEPLAATDFSRPLAKVTLTAVPAVVLEAGSRVENLVVTVLAAEAAGVARWALDTAVEYAKVREQFGKPIGSFQAIKHLCAEMLCRADQAAVAAADVARAASDPDDQQFTIAAAVAAAICIDAAKANAKDCIQVLGGIGITWEHDAHLYLRRAYGIGQALGGPERWLRRTAALTRDGLRRRLEVDLGETTDVRPEIAAEVARIAALPADQHQVALAESGLLAPHWPAPYGRAAGPAEQLVIDQELAAAGVGRPDLVVGWWAAPTILEHGTPEQIERFIPATLTGEVFWCQLFSEPGAGSDLAALRTKAVKVDGGWRLTGQKVWTSRAHDSQWGVCLARTDADAPKHKGITYFLVDMAAEGIDIRPLREITGEALFNEVFLDDVFVPDEQVVGGVNDGWRLARTTLANERVAIAGGTALGNPMEELLKTLADREPDTATAERLARLIIAAQAGSLLDQRIAQLAVGGQDPGSESSVRKLIGVRYRQELAEFRMDVADGGGAVAGREVHDFLNTRCLSIAGGTEQILLTLAAERLLGLPRG; from the coding sequence GTGACTACCACGGAGACCAGTGCCGCCGAACAGCTCGCCGCTCGCGAGCTGGTCCGCGACTGGGCCGCCGCCGCGGGCACCGCCGAGGCGATTCGTGCCGCGGAATTGGGTGAAACCGATTCCTGGCGAGCTGTTTTCGCTCGACTGGCCGATTTGGGCCTGTTCGGTGTGGCGGTGCCCGAGGAGTCCGGCGGGGCCGGTGGGCGACTCGAGGACCTCTGCGCGATGGTCGATGAGGCCGCCAAGGCCCTGGTCCCCGGGCCGGTGGCGACCACCGCGCTGGCCACCCTGGTGGTCACCGATCCGGCCCTGGTCGAAGCTCTGGCAGCCGGCGAGCGGGTTGCCGGCGTGGTCACCGACCCGTCCGCGGCGTCGGTGAGCTTCGACGCCGCAGCCGGGCAGGCCTCCGGCACCGCTGAGCGGGTGCTCGGCGCCACCGCCGACGGTCTGCTGCTGTTGCCGGCCGGACAGGACTGGATCCTGGTGGACGCCGGCGCGGACGGGGTGAACGTCGAGCCCCTCGCCGCCACCGACTTCTCCCGACCGCTGGCCAAGGTGACCTTGACCGCAGTGCCGGCAGTGGTCCTGGAGGCCGGTAGCCGGGTAGAGAACCTGGTGGTCACGGTGCTGGCCGCCGAGGCCGCCGGGGTCGCCCGCTGGGCGTTGGACACCGCGGTCGAATACGCCAAGGTGCGTGAACAGTTCGGCAAGCCGATCGGCAGCTTCCAGGCCATCAAGCACCTGTGCGCGGAGATGCTGTGCCGGGCCGATCAGGCCGCGGTGGCCGCCGCCGACGTGGCGCGCGCCGCATCCGATCCGGATGACCAGCAGTTCACGATCGCGGCCGCGGTCGCCGCCGCGATCTGCATCGACGCCGCCAAGGCCAACGCCAAGGACTGCATCCAGGTGCTCGGCGGCATCGGCATCACCTGGGAGCACGACGCGCACCTGTACCTGCGTCGGGCCTACGGCATCGGTCAGGCACTCGGCGGGCCCGAGCGGTGGCTGCGCCGCACCGCCGCACTGACCCGCGACGGCCTGCGCCGCCGGTTGGAGGTCGACCTCGGTGAGACCACCGACGTCCGGCCCGAAATCGCCGCCGAGGTGGCACGCATCGCGGCGTTGCCGGCCGACCAGCACCAAGTGGCGCTGGCCGAATCGGGTCTGCTGGCGCCGCACTGGCCGGCTCCCTACGGACGCGCGGCCGGCCCCGCCGAACAGTTGGTGATCGACCAGGAACTGGCCGCGGCCGGCGTCGGGCGTCCCGACCTGGTGGTCGGCTGGTGGGCAGCCCCGACGATTCTCGAGCACGGCACGCCCGAGCAGATCGAGCGCTTCATCCCGGCCACCCTGACCGGCGAGGTGTTCTGGTGCCAGCTGTTCTCCGAGCCCGGCGCCGGCTCGGACCTGGCGGCACTGCGCACCAAGGCGGTGAAGGTCGACGGCGGCTGGCGGCTGACCGGTCAGAAGGTGTGGACGTCGCGCGCCCACGACTCGCAATGGGGCGTCTGCCTGGCCAGAACCGATGCCGACGCTCCGAAACACAAGGGCATCACCTACTTCCTGGTCGACATGGCCGCCGAGGGCATCGACATCCGGCCGTTGCGGGAGATCACCGGCGAGGCCCTGTTCAACGAGGTCTTCCTCGATGACGTGTTTGTCCCCGATGAGCAGGTGGTCGGCGGCGTCAACGACGGCTGGCGGCTGGCCCGCACCACCTTGGCCAACGAGCGCGTCGCGATCGCCGGCGGGACCGCGCTGGGCAACCCGATGGAGGAGCTGCTGAAAACCCTGGCGGATCGGGAACCCGACACCGCCACCGCCGAGCGGCTGGCCCGGCTGATCATCGCCGCCCAGGCGGGTTCGCTGCTGGATCAACGCATCGCCCAGCTCGCTGTCGGCGGTCAAGACCCCGGCTCGGAGTCCTCGGTGCGCAAGCTGATCGGGGTGCGCTATCGCCAGGAGCTGGCCGAGTTCCGGATGGATGTGGCCGATGGGGGCGGCGCGGTGGCCGGGCGCGAAGTGCACGACTTCCTCAACACCCGCTGCCTGTCGATCGCCGGGGGCACCGAGCAGATCCTGCTGACGCTGGCCGCCGAGCGCCTGCTGGGGCTGCCGCGCGGCTAG
- the kstR gene encoding cholesterol catabolism transcriptional regulator KstR codes for MSSPAEGTTGRGSSSQPREVVNVAVLTESDLGSEAQRERRKRILDATLAIASKGGYDAVQMRAVADRADVAVGTLYRYFPSKVHLLVSAMGREIARVDTKTDPATFAATTRHQRLNLVVNKLNRAMQRNPLLTEAMTRAYVFADASAAGEVDHVQKLIDSMFAGAMSDGEPTEEQYHISRVISDVWLSNLLAWLTRRASATDFSTRLDLAVRLLIGDDDSPKV; via the coding sequence ATGTCGTCACCAGCTGAGGGCACCACAGGCCGCGGATCGAGCAGCCAACCGCGCGAGGTGGTCAACGTCGCCGTGCTGACTGAATCCGACCTGGGCTCCGAAGCGCAGCGCGAACGCCGCAAGCGCATCCTCGACGCGACGCTGGCGATCGCGTCCAAGGGCGGCTACGACGCGGTGCAGATGCGTGCCGTCGCCGACCGCGCGGACGTGGCCGTCGGCACCTTGTACCGCTACTTCCCGTCGAAGGTTCACCTGCTGGTCTCGGCGATGGGCCGAGAGATCGCGCGGGTGGACACCAAGACCGACCCGGCGACGTTCGCCGCAACCACCCGCCACCAGCGGCTGAACCTGGTGGTCAACAAACTCAACCGCGCCATGCAGCGCAACCCGCTGCTCACCGAGGCAATGACCCGGGCATATGTCTTTGCCGACGCCTCGGCGGCCGGGGAAGTCGACCACGTACAGAAATTGATCGACTCGATGTTCGCCGGGGCCATGAGCGACGGCGAGCCGACCGAGGAGCAGTACCACATCTCCCGGGTCATCTCGGATGTCTGGCTGTCCAACCTGCTCGCCTGGCTGACCCGGCGGGCGTCGGCCACCGATTTCAGCACCCGACTGGACCTGGCTGTCCGGTTGCTGATCGGCGACGACGACAGTCCCAAGGTCTAG
- a CDS encoding MFS transporter, which yields MSTGSTVSEPVAERIPRRLAHALDLLNFTLADVRDGLGPYLSVYLLVTHHWDQASIGLVMAIGGIAAVVAQTPVGALVDRTTAKRALLVVGALAVTAAALAMPLFPGFYSVAALQLLTGIAGSVFAPALAAITLGVVGPRMFAKRLGRNESFNHAGNAATAAATGALAYFYGPIVVFWMLAAMAALSILASLRVPESAIDHDVARGMDHLAGQPHPQPSGFAVLLRNRLLLVFGATVVMFHFANAAMLPLVGQELALVNTEVGTALMAVCIVAAQLVMVPVAYLTGSKADVWGRKPIFLVGFAVLTIRGLLYPVWDNSYWLVGVQLLDGVGAGIFGALFPLVVQDITHGTGRFNVSLGAITAACGVGAALSNFIAGHIVSAAGYNTAFIALAAVAGAGFVLYLSAMPETARISGTTAPPLA from the coding sequence ATGAGCACCGGTTCGACAGTTTCAGAACCGGTAGCGGAGCGTATTCCGCGCCGGCTGGCGCACGCACTGGACCTGTTGAACTTCACCCTGGCCGACGTGCGCGACGGGCTGGGCCCCTATCTGTCGGTCTACCTGCTGGTGACCCACCATTGGGACCAGGCGTCGATCGGCCTGGTGATGGCGATCGGCGGAATCGCCGCGGTGGTGGCGCAGACCCCGGTGGGTGCGCTGGTCGACCGGACCACGGCCAAGCGAGCACTGCTGGTTGTCGGTGCGCTGGCGGTCACGGCGGCGGCCTTGGCGATGCCGCTGTTCCCCGGCTTCTACAGTGTCGCCGCGTTGCAGTTGCTGACCGGGATCGCGGGCTCGGTGTTCGCACCGGCGCTGGCCGCGATCACCCTGGGCGTGGTCGGTCCACGGATGTTCGCGAAACGGCTCGGCCGCAACGAATCGTTCAACCACGCCGGCAATGCCGCGACCGCAGCGGCCACGGGGGCCCTGGCCTACTTCTACGGCCCGATCGTGGTGTTCTGGATGCTGGCCGCCATGGCTGCGCTGAGCATCCTGGCCAGCCTGCGGGTTCCCGAGTCCGCGATCGATCACGACGTGGCCCGGGGCATGGATCATCTGGCCGGCCAGCCCCATCCGCAGCCATCGGGATTCGCGGTGCTGCTGCGCAACCGGCTATTGCTGGTGTTCGGCGCGACCGTGGTGATGTTCCACTTCGCCAACGCGGCGATGCTGCCGTTGGTCGGCCAGGAACTGGCTCTGGTCAACACCGAGGTGGGCACCGCACTGATGGCGGTGTGCATCGTGGCCGCCCAGCTGGTGATGGTTCCGGTGGCCTATCTGACGGGCTCCAAAGCCGATGTCTGGGGCCGCAAACCGATCTTCCTGGTGGGATTCGCGGTGCTGACCATCCGCGGGCTGCTCTACCCGGTCTGGGACAACTCCTACTGGTTGGTCGGGGTTCAGCTGCTCGACGGGGTGGGCGCCGGCATCTTCGGTGCGCTGTTCCCGTTGGTCGTGCAGGACATCACGCACGGCACCGGCCGCTTCAACGTCAGCCTGGGGGCCATCACTGCGGCCTGCGGCGTGGGCGCGGCACTGTCGAACTTCATCGCCGGTCACATCGTCTCGGCCGCCGGCTACAACACGGCGTTCATCGCCCTGGCCGCGGTGGCCGGCGCGGGGTTCGTGCTGTACCTGAGCGCGATGCCCGAGACGGCCAGGATCAGCGGCACCACCGCGCCACCGTTAGCCTGA
- a CDS encoding MBL fold metallo-hydrolase — protein sequence MRLKLGRPDIGRYADRFDVTPAAPGAPLSVTWLGVTTMVIDDGSSALMTDGYFSRPSLGRVALGKVSPSAARIDACLARAGVHELAAVIPLHSHIDHALDSAVVAERTGATLVGGESTANVGRGQGLSADRLIVATPGTPLELGAYDVTLIESRHCPPDRFPGVISAAVVPPVRASAYKCGEAWSALVAHRASGRNLLIMGSAGFIPGALAGRSADLVYLGIGQLGIQPRPYVVDYWNETVRAVGASAVVLTHWDDFFQPLSKPLRALPYAGDDLNVTMRVLSELAESDGVGLHLPTVWRREDPWA from the coding sequence ATGCGCCTCAAGCTCGGCCGCCCCGACATCGGCCGGTACGCCGACCGGTTCGACGTCACACCCGCGGCGCCGGGCGCGCCGTTGTCGGTGACGTGGCTCGGTGTGACCACCATGGTGATCGACGACGGGTCTTCCGCGCTGATGACCGACGGCTACTTCTCCCGCCCCAGTCTGGGTCGGGTGGCGCTGGGCAAGGTATCGCCGTCAGCCGCTCGCATCGATGCCTGCCTGGCTCGCGCCGGCGTGCATGAACTGGCGGCGGTGATCCCGCTGCACTCACACATCGATCACGCGCTGGACTCCGCGGTGGTGGCCGAACGTACCGGTGCGACCCTGGTGGGTGGTGAGTCGACTGCCAATGTCGGCAGGGGTCAAGGGCTCTCGGCCGATCGCCTGATCGTCGCGACACCCGGAACGCCCCTCGAATTGGGCGCCTACGACGTCACCCTGATCGAGTCCCGGCACTGCCCACCAGATCGCTTCCCCGGCGTGATCAGCGCCGCGGTGGTTCCACCGGTGCGGGCGTCTGCCTATAAATGCGGTGAGGCCTGGTCGGCGTTGGTGGCCCACCGCGCCTCGGGGCGCAACCTGCTGATCATGGGCAGCGCGGGCTTCATCCCGGGGGCGTTGGCCGGCCGCAGCGCCGACTTGGTCTACCTAGGCATCGGCCAGCTCGGCATTCAGCCCCGGCCCTACGTGGTCGACTACTGGAATGAGACGGTTCGGGCCGTCGGCGCGTCGGCGGTGGTGTTGACCCACTGGGACGACTTCTTCCAGCCTTTGTCAAAGCCGTTGCGCGCCTTGCCCTACGCCGGCGACGACCTCAATGTCACGATGCGTGTCCTCAGCGAGCTGGCCGAGTCCGACGGGGTCGGCCTTCACCTGCCCACGGTCTGGCGTCGTGAGGATCCGTGGGCCTGA
- a CDS encoding ArsB/NhaD family transporter: protein MNLALALLLLAVVLGFAVARPRGWPEMFAAVPAAAILVATGAISMHDALTEAATLLHVVAFLGAVLVLAQLCDDEGLFEAAGAAMARADVGPPQHLLRRVFVIAAGLTAVLSLDATVVLLTPVVLMMARRRHAPIRPHAYATAHLANTASLLLPVSNLTNLLAFNQAGLSFVRFTALMAAPWLATTAVVYLIFRWFFRADLRATPVHQHAGPPPPVPVFVLVVLGLTLAGFVVAETFGVPAAWAAVAGAAVLAVRGLAQRRSTPAGILRAANPGFLVFVLALGVVVRAVVDNGLGAQMSTVLPAGSSLAALLGIAAVAAVLANVVNNLPATLVLVPLVASSGPLAVLAVLIGVNIGPNLSYTGSLSNLLWRRVLRRYDVAAGVGEYTRLGLCTVPATLLVAVLALWASARLLGV from the coding sequence CTGAACCTGGCACTTGCACTGCTGCTGCTTGCCGTGGTGCTCGGATTCGCGGTGGCCCGCCCGCGGGGCTGGCCGGAGATGTTCGCGGCGGTGCCGGCCGCCGCCATCCTGGTTGCCACCGGCGCGATCTCGATGCACGACGCACTCACCGAAGCCGCCACGCTGCTGCATGTCGTCGCGTTCCTGGGCGCGGTGCTGGTGCTGGCGCAACTCTGTGATGATGAGGGCCTGTTCGAGGCGGCCGGCGCGGCGATGGCACGGGCCGACGTCGGTCCGCCGCAACACCTGCTGCGCCGGGTCTTCGTCATCGCCGCCGGTCTGACCGCGGTGCTGAGCCTGGACGCGACGGTGGTGCTGCTGACGCCGGTGGTGCTGATGATGGCCCGCCGCCGCCACGCCCCGATACGCCCACACGCATATGCGACCGCGCACCTGGCCAACACGGCCTCGCTGCTACTGCCGGTGTCGAACCTGACCAATCTGTTGGCGTTCAACCAGGCCGGCCTGTCGTTCGTGAGGTTCACCGCGCTGATGGCGGCGCCGTGGCTGGCCACCACCGCGGTCGTCTACCTGATCTTCCGCTGGTTTTTCCGCGCCGATCTGCGGGCTACACCGGTGCACCAGCACGCCGGGCCACCGCCCCCGGTTCCGGTGTTCGTGCTGGTGGTGCTGGGGCTGACGCTGGCCGGCTTTGTGGTCGCCGAGACGTTCGGGGTCCCGGCGGCATGGGCAGCCGTCGCCGGTGCGGCCGTGTTGGCCGTCCGTGGTCTGGCGCAGCGGCGCAGCACCCCGGCCGGAATTCTGCGGGCCGCCAATCCCGGTTTCCTGGTGTTCGTGTTGGCCCTCGGCGTGGTGGTGCGAGCCGTCGTCGACAACGGCCTGGGTGCCCAGATGTCTACGGTGCTGCCAGCGGGATCGAGTCTGGCGGCGCTGCTGGGCATCGCGGCGGTCGCCGCTGTGCTGGCCAACGTGGTCAACAACCTGCCGGCGACGCTGGTACTGGTGCCGTTGGTGGCATCGAGCGGCCCACTCGCGGTGCTGGCGGTGTTGATCGGGGTCAACATCGGCCCCAACCTCAGCTACACCGGCTCGCTGTCGAATCTGCTGTGGCGCCGAGTGTTACGCCGCTACGACGTCGCGGCCGGAGTCGGCGAATACACCCGCCTGGGACTGTGCACGGTGCCGGCCACGCTGCTGGTGGCCGTGCTGGCGCTGTGGGCGAGCGCTCGACTGCTGGGGGTCTAG
- a CDS encoding glycerophosphodiester phosphodiesterase codes for MLTAAVVNPSSTAAAQPSTFDLQAHRGGRGETTEESLRAFAKSLELGVSTLELDIVLTRDAQPLVWHDPVIEPAKCADTGPVFAGDPDYPYVGKRVADLTLAQIRTLDCGHLLPEFPDAEVVPGNVIATLPEVFAHTGHAGVRYNIETKVDADNQQQIVDVILAAVRAAGKLDAVEIQSFDWRTLQLVRAAEPTVPLVALAEQGPDPISGAVAVGADIVSPDYSVVDRAFTERAHSAGLRVIPWTVNDADAMRRQIAAGVDGLITDYPSRLRAVMAELGMPLPPAYR; via the coding sequence GTGCTGACGGCTGCGGTGGTGAATCCATCGTCGACGGCGGCCGCGCAGCCGTCGACGTTTGATCTGCAGGCGCATCGCGGCGGCCGGGGCGAGACCACCGAGGAATCGTTGCGTGCCTTCGCCAAGTCGCTCGAGTTGGGGGTCAGCACGCTGGAGTTGGACATCGTGCTCACGCGCGACGCACAACCGTTGGTGTGGCACGACCCGGTGATCGAGCCGGCGAAGTGCGCCGACACCGGACCGGTGTTCGCCGGCGACCCCGACTACCCGTATGTGGGCAAGCGGGTAGCCGATCTCACCCTCGCCCAGATCCGAACGCTGGACTGCGGTCACCTGCTGCCGGAATTCCCGGATGCGGAAGTGGTGCCGGGCAATGTGATCGCCACCTTGCCGGAAGTTTTCGCGCACACCGGTCACGCGGGCGTCCGCTACAACATCGAGACCAAGGTCGACGCGGACAACCAGCAGCAGATCGTCGACGTGATCCTGGCGGCGGTGCGGGCAGCCGGCAAGCTGGACGCCGTCGAGATCCAGAGTTTCGACTGGCGCACACTGCAGTTGGTGCGGGCCGCGGAACCGACTGTTCCGTTAGTCGCACTGGCCGAGCAGGGGCCGGATCCGATCTCCGGGGCGGTGGCGGTCGGCGCCGACATCGTGTCCCCGGACTACTCGGTGGTGGATCGCGCCTTCACCGAACGCGCACATTCGGCTGGGCTGCGGGTGATTCCGTGGACGGTCAATGATGCCGATGCCATGCGGCGACAGATTGCCGCCGGCGTCGACGGGCTCATCACCGACTATCCGAGCCGGCTGCGTGCCGTCATGGCCGAACTCGGCATGCCGCTGCCGCCCGCCTATCGCTGA
- the rlmB gene encoding 23S rRNA (guanosine(2251)-2'-O)-methyltransferase RlmB, with the protein MAGNSKRKGAVRKPGTKKGPTVGSGGQRRRGLEGRGATPPAHQREYHPAAKAAKRAAKQRAYRTAKRTDENETVLGRNPVLECLRAGIPATALYVALGAEADERLTESVTRAADSGLPILEVPRSDLDKMTTNGLHQGIALQVPPYSYAHPDDLIAAARRDVAPPLLVALDNISDPRNLGAIVRSVAAFGGHGVVIPQRRSASVTAVAWRTSAGAAARVPIARAPNLNQTLKAWADRGLQIVGLDAGGDTVVDELDGTSPMVLVVGSEGKGLSRLVRQNCDAIVSIPMSGPTESLNASVAAGVVLAEIARQRR; encoded by the coding sequence ATGGCCGGAAATTCCAAGCGCAAGGGTGCGGTGCGCAAGCCCGGCACCAAGAAGGGGCCGACGGTTGGCTCCGGAGGTCAGCGCCGCCGTGGGCTCGAAGGCCGTGGCGCCACCCCGCCGGCGCACCAGCGGGAATACCACCCGGCGGCCAAGGCGGCCAAGCGTGCGGCAAAGCAGCGTGCCTACCGGACCGCCAAGCGCACCGACGAGAACGAGACGGTGCTGGGGCGCAACCCGGTTCTGGAGTGCCTGCGTGCCGGAATCCCGGCCACCGCGCTGTATGTGGCGCTGGGCGCCGAGGCCGATGAGCGCCTAACCGAATCGGTCACTCGGGCAGCCGATTCCGGATTGCCGATCCTGGAGGTCCCGCGGTCCGACCTGGACAAGATGACCACCAACGGGCTGCATCAGGGCATCGCGCTTCAGGTTCCGCCCTACAGCTACGCGCATCCCGACGACCTGATCGCCGCCGCGCGCCGCGATGTCGCGCCGCCATTGCTGGTGGCACTGGACAACATCTCCGATCCGCGCAATCTCGGTGCGATCGTGCGGTCGGTCGCGGCGTTCGGTGGACACGGTGTGGTGATCCCGCAGCGTCGGTCGGCATCGGTGACCGCGGTGGCCTGGCGTACCAGTGCCGGTGCGGCGGCGCGAGTTCCGATCGCGCGGGCACCCAACCTGAACCAAACGCTGAAAGCGTGGGCAGACCGCGGCCTGCAGATCGTCGGGTTGGACGCCGGCGGCGACACCGTGGTCGATGAGTTGGACGGCACCAGCCCGATGGTGTTGGTCGTCGGTTCCGAGGGCAAGGGCCTGTCCCGCCTGGTCCGGCAGAACTGCGACGCCATCGTGTCGATTCCGATGTCGGGGCCCACCGAGTCGCTCAACGCGTCGGTGGCCGCCGGGGTCGTGCTGGCCGAGATCGCCCGCCAGCGACGGTGA